The Vibrio sp. NTOU-M3 genomic sequence ATCAAATGTTAGAAAAATACCAAGCAGCGTATCCAACGATCTCTTTTCACAAAGCGGGCATTATTGCGATGAATGATGCCTTCATGCAGGCGGCTCAAGATGATACCAGTACGCTAGTACCTACCATGTTATTGGTTATTTTGTTTTTCTTGACGCTGATGCTTCGCTCATTTCTTAGCGTATTGGCCACACTGGTTGTCATTATTGGTTCGGTAATGGCGACCTTAGGCTTATCTGGCTGGGCGGGGATGTTTCTTAGTACGGCCACGGTGAATATCCCCACCTTAGTGATGACTCTAGCTGTTGCAGACTGTGTCCATGTGATCGCGACTATGCGTCAGCAGATGAAGCTGGGTCAAAGTAAGCAATACGCGATAGATTACAGCATTGCAATTAACTTCATGCCTATCTTGATCACGTCCATCACAACCGCCATTGGCTTTTTGATGATGAATATGTCGGACTCTCCAGTTTTAAGAGATTTCGGAAATCTGGCTGCGTTAGGTGTGATGATTGCGTGTTTGCTTTCACTCTCGTTGCTGCCTGCTCTTCTCAAGATCTTACCTGTGTCAGTGTCAAACAATACGAGTTCTGAAAAGGAGGCTACTGACTTTATGGACAAGCTTGGTGATTGGGTCATTGCCTATCGAAAAGCATTGCTGCCTTTAAGTGTCGTTGTGATTGCGGTTTCTGCTGCACTGATCCCACTCAATAAAGTCAATGACGAGTCCATTAAGTACTTTGATTCTAGCAGTGAGTTTCGCCAAGCCGCTGATTTTATGGAAACGCATATCAGTGGTATGACTAATATCAGCATTGCAGTGAAGACGCGAGAATCGCAAGGGATCGCCGACCCCGTATTTCTTCAAAAAATGGGCGAGTTTACGGATTGGCTACGCGCGCAACCAGAAACGGATCATGTCGCTTCACTTTCTGATGTGTATAAGCGTCTAAACAAAAACATGCATGGTGATGATGACGCATATTATCAGCTACCGCTTGATCGTGAACTTGCTGCGCAATACCTGCTTCTGTATGAGATGTCATTGCCTTACGGCCTAGATTTGAATAATCAAATTAACGTCGACAAATCTTCTTTAAAAATGGTCGTCACTATCGACAATTTGGGCAGTGTGGAGCTTGTTGAACTGGAAAACCGTATTTATACGTGGTTTGCAGAGAATGCACCTCAATATGATGTGGTTGCCTCCAGCCCGTCTTTAATGTTTGCCCATATTGGGGAGACAAATATGGCGAGTATGTTATCGACCTTGCCAATCACACTAATTTTAATCTCGGCACTGATGATTTTCTCATTGCGCTCTGCACGACTTGGTGTGATCAGCCTTGTTCCCAATATCGCGCCTGCCGTTATCGGGTTTGGCCTATGGGCGATGATCTCCGGAGAAATCAATCTTGGTCTCTCTGTGGTGGTTACACTAACGCTAGGCATCGTTGTTGATGATGCTGTCCATTTCTTATCGAAGTATCAAAGAGCAAGAAAGCAGGGAAAAACCGCAGAAGAAGCCGTGCGCTACGCCTTTCACACTGTGGGTCGAGCACTATGGATCACGACTGTTGTGCTAGTTGCTGGGTTCTCTGTTCTCGCTATGTCTTCGTTCCGGTTGAATGCAGATATGGGGCAGCTTAGCGCGATTGTGATCTTTTTAGCCTTAGTGGTGGATTTTATATTCCTACCTACGTTGTTGATGAGATTCGACAAAGCCACTTATGAGTCGCCAGAAGCGCAATCACCAGAATCAGTATCTACTCAGCCACAAGCTATTCGTTCACAGGGATAAAGGAATACCGTTATGTCATTAGCAAAAAAAGTTCAAACCATCTTAGCCATGTTACTTCTGGCTACCACAAGCTCAGTGCCAGCGTGGGCTGACTCAGCCAAAGGGCTGGAAATTGCGATAGAGAGAAAAGCGAGGGATGAAGGCTGGGGAGATTCCGTTGCTACCATGCAAATGCTGCTCAAAAATGCTCAAGGTGAAAGCAGTTCGCGTCTGATGAGATTGAAGTCTCTGGAAGTGCAAGATGATGGAGACAAAGGGCTGACGATCTTTGATGAACCTAGAGATGTGAAGGGAACTGCGTTTCTCAATCATTCGCATACGACTGAAGCAGATGATCAATGGTTATATTTACCAGCACTCAAACGGGTAAAACGTATTTCATCACGCAATAAGTCTGGCCCATTTATGGGCAGTGAGTTTGCGTATGAAGATTTGAGTTCATTTGAGCTGGAAAAATACCAGTTTAATTACCTCAAGGATGAAAGCTTAAATGGAACACAAAGCTTTGTTCTTGAGCAGATACCAACTGATAAAAACTCAGGTTACACCAAGCAAATCGTATGGCTTGACCAAGCGCATTACCGTCCAATAAAAGTGGAGTTCTATGATCGCAAAGGAGACTTATTGAAAACGTTGGAGTTTAGCGACTACAAGCTCTATCTCGACCGTTATTGGCGAGCTCATAAGATGGCAATGCGTAATCATCAGACCGGAAAAAGTACATTGTTAACCACCAGTGAGCTTGCTTTCCAAACTGGATTGAAAGAGAACGATTTCCAGAAAAATGTGTTAAAGCGAGTGAAGTAGGATAGATCATGGTTCAGGTAGTTAATATGACAGGTCGCCTTATGGCCTGTGCGATAACAACTCTTGGCTTACTTGCTTCTCTTCAATGCAATGCTGTTGAGATTGCAGGGCAATTAAATGTGGAACATCGTCAGTTCTTTTCAGATGGGTTACAGGGGCAATCAAAATCCCAGAGCGCCATTGTGTTCGCTCCGGAGTTGTATTGGGAACTTCAGGATGGCAATGCGAGTTTTACTTTTACGCCTTTTTATCGATTGGATAGTGAAGATGAAGAGCGTAGCCACGGTGATATCCGAGAAGCACTCTATCTTACCTACTGGGATGACTACGAATTTAGAGCTGGGATAGGCAAAGTATTCTGGGGTGTCACGGAGTCGGCTCATC encodes the following:
- a CDS encoding RND family transporter — translated: MSTEQSPISQSTAWLKAPTRFSWWVLLITLLLVVAATLGAKNLYFRGDYNIFFDGSNKQLQAFDEIQTTFAKSDNMAIVIAPDNGDVYTAEVLTVVQQITKDAWQVPYSSRADSLANYQHTEAVDDDLLVEDLLYEDYPLTSERIQKIRNIAITEPVLLHSMVSEKGDVTVVNITVQLPKVDETAEVQQVVTSINQMLEKYQAAYPTISFHKAGIIAMNDAFMQAAQDDTSTLVPTMLLVILFFLTLMLRSFLSVLATLVVIIGSVMATLGLSGWAGMFLSTATVNIPTLVMTLAVADCVHVIATMRQQMKLGQSKQYAIDYSIAINFMPILITSITTAIGFLMMNMSDSPVLRDFGNLAALGVMIACLLSLSLLPALLKILPVSVSNNTSSEKEATDFMDKLGDWVIAYRKALLPLSVVVIAVSAALIPLNKVNDESIKYFDSSSEFRQAADFMETHISGMTNISIAVKTRESQGIADPVFLQKMGEFTDWLRAQPETDHVASLSDVYKRLNKNMHGDDDAYYQLPLDRELAAQYLLLYEMSLPYGLDLNNQINVDKSSLKMVVTIDNLGSVELVELENRIYTWFAENAPQYDVVASSPSLMFAHIGETNMASMLSTLPITLILISALMIFSLRSARLGVISLVPNIAPAVIGFGLWAMISGEINLGLSVVVTLTLGIVVDDAVHFLSKYQRARKQGKTAEEAVRYAFHTVGRALWITTVVLVAGFSVLAMSSFRLNADMGQLSAIVIFLALVVDFIFLPTLLMRFDKATYESPEAQSPESVSTQPQAIRSQG
- a CDS encoding outer membrane lipoprotein-sorting protein translates to MLLLATTSSVPAWADSAKGLEIAIERKARDEGWGDSVATMQMLLKNAQGESSSRLMRLKSLEVQDDGDKGLTIFDEPRDVKGTAFLNHSHTTEADDQWLYLPALKRVKRISSRNKSGPFMGSEFAYEDLSSFELEKYQFNYLKDESLNGTQSFVLEQIPTDKNSGYTKQIVWLDQAHYRPIKVEFYDRKGDLLKTLEFSDYKLYLDRYWRAHKMAMRNHQTGKSTLLTTSELAFQTGLKENDFQKNVLKRVK